A genomic region of Christiangramia sp. OXR-203 contains the following coding sequences:
- a CDS encoding response regulator: MNKINLACLIEDDPVHIYLSKRYLESSGYIDNIQIYNDGKEAYDGLKENWESKKTLPEIILLDLTMPVWDGWKFLDEFIKLPIEKQITIYILTSSINEADKQRASNYNVVKNYLVKPITMQTLVELIERMED, translated from the coding sequence ATGAACAAAATTAATCTAGCCTGTCTTATAGAAGATGATCCAGTGCATATCTACCTTTCCAAAAGATATTTGGAATCTTCAGGATATATAGACAATATCCAGATCTATAATGATGGAAAAGAAGCTTACGACGGGCTCAAAGAGAATTGGGAAAGCAAGAAAACACTTCCCGAGATCATCCTTTTGGATCTCACCATGCCGGTATGGGATGGATGGAAGTTTTTAGATGAATTTATCAAATTACCTATTGAAAAGCAGATTACAATTTATATCTTAACCAGTAGTATCAATGAAGCCGACAAGCAAAGGGCATCTAATTATAATGTGGTGAAAAATTATTTAGTGAAACCAATTACAATGCAAACATTGGTGGAGCTTATTGAAAGAATGGAAGACTGA
- a CDS encoding response regulator yields the protein MANTKFDRIFVVDDDTIIHTIQKLLLQEFFPENFLERYDDSTRALDILISMDEVVKEVLVFLDLNMPILSGPQLLDKLQQAGIHYNITVYVLTFSNNPAEIENVSSHPYVRKVIRKPLTREKLAELDIINP from the coding sequence ATGGCGAACACCAAATTTGATAGAATTTTTGTAGTAGATGATGATACGATTATACATACAATCCAAAAACTTCTTCTGCAGGAATTCTTTCCTGAAAATTTTCTGGAGAGATACGATGATTCTACCCGAGCATTGGATATTCTTATAAGTATGGATGAAGTTGTAAAGGAAGTTCTCGTTTTTCTAGATCTCAATATGCCCATTCTCTCCGGACCGCAATTACTGGATAAACTACAGCAAGCTGGAATTCATTATAATATCACAGTTTATGTACTCACCTTTTCTAATAATCCTGCCGAAATAGAGAACGTAAGCTCACATCCATATGTTCGTAAAGTAATAAGAAAACCACTTACGAGGGAGAAACTGGCAGAGTTGGATATTATAAATCCTTAG
- a CDS encoding winged helix-turn-helix transcriptional regulator, with translation MKDKISVSSHIYNGETYPCCASLTMGIIGGKWKAVILFHLKNGTLRYSELRKMMPTVTERTLSLQLRKLEDDGIVDRAVYHQKPPLKVEYSLSARGKTLIPLIEAIADWGDYVVSEHPK, from the coding sequence ATGAAAGATAAAATTTCAGTCTCGAGTCATATTTATAATGGCGAAACCTATCCGTGTTGCGCAAGTTTAACCATGGGAATTATTGGTGGTAAATGGAAAGCTGTAATATTATTTCATCTGAAGAACGGTACTTTACGTTATAGTGAACTCAGGAAAATGATGCCTACGGTTACGGAGAGAACACTGAGTCTTCAGTTACGAAAGCTTGAGGATGACGGTATTGTAGATAGAGCAGTGTATCATCAGAAACCACCTTTAAAGGTGGAATATTCGCTAAGTGCAAGGGGAAAAACTTTGATTCCGTTAATTGAAGCCATTGCCGATTGGGGCGACTATGTTGTATCCGAACATCCTAAATAG
- a CDS encoding zinc-dependent alcohol dehydrogenase family protein produces the protein MKAMVLNEYGENSTFELSEVVKPEVKVGEVLVKIVASSVNTVDTMIRNMGKDLPLSPDAPAILGMDFAGIIEKIGDGVEGFSVGDEVYGCAGGLADLQGTLAEYIAADHNLIAHKPKNLSMKEAAAIPLVGITAYEGLTRAQVQKEQKVLVHGGSGGVGHLAIQLAKYFGAEVFSTGGGTKQLDVIENFGAKGINYKEESVEDYVEKHTAGHGFDVVFDSVGGENLSKSFEAAALNGHIATTVSMLEMDLNPMHFKGLSLHVVFMLIPMLHNYKRKDHGKILKQLTEIAEEGKLIPLLDESSFSMKEVGQAYTRLESGKAMGKVVVENA, from the coding sequence ATGAAAGCAATGGTTCTAAATGAATATGGAGAAAACTCAACATTTGAATTATCTGAAGTTGTAAAGCCCGAAGTAAAAGTTGGAGAGGTTTTAGTAAAGATCGTTGCTTCCAGTGTCAATACGGTAGATACGATGATCCGGAATATGGGAAAGGATCTGCCATTATCACCAGACGCTCCAGCAATACTGGGAATGGATTTCGCCGGAATCATCGAAAAAATTGGGGATGGCGTGGAAGGATTTTCTGTTGGTGATGAAGTCTATGGTTGTGCGGGCGGACTGGCAGACCTTCAGGGAACTCTTGCTGAATACATTGCTGCAGACCATAATCTAATAGCACATAAACCGAAAAATCTAAGCATGAAAGAAGCAGCGGCCATTCCTCTGGTTGGAATAACTGCTTATGAAGGATTGACCCGTGCCCAGGTTCAAAAGGAACAAAAGGTTCTTGTTCATGGAGGTTCAGGCGGAGTTGGTCATCTTGCGATACAATTAGCTAAATATTTTGGAGCTGAGGTATTTTCTACCGGTGGTGGTACTAAACAACTTGATGTCATCGAAAACTTCGGGGCGAAAGGAATCAATTATAAAGAAGAATCTGTAGAAGATTATGTTGAAAAGCATACAGCTGGCCATGGCTTTGATGTTGTTTTCGATTCCGTAGGAGGTGAAAACCTGAGTAAATCTTTTGAAGCTGCAGCATTGAATGGACATATTGCAACTACGGTCTCTATGTTAGAAATGGATCTTAATCCTATGCACTTTAAAGGCCTGTCACTTCACGTTGTTTTTATGCTTATTCCGATGCTACACAACTATAAGCGCAAAGATCATGGAAAAATTCTAAAACAGTTGACCGAAATCGCTGAAGAAGGTAAATTAATACCATTGCTTGATGAATCTAGTTTTTCCATGAAGGAAGTAGGACAAGCATACACGAGGTTGGAAAGCGGCAAGGCGATGGGTAAAGTTGTTGTGGAAAATGCCTAA
- a CDS encoding SDR family NAD(P)-dependent oxidoreductase, whose product MKTILITGSTDGIGKLTAFSLATYGHRVIIHGRNKAKLESIISEIRNTTGNQKIQGFAANLSNIENIRSLAEEIYNSEDSIDVLINNAGVYITNESQNAQGLDMRFMVNYLAPYLLTNHLLDLYKGKIERIVNLSSAAQSPVSLKALQGEENLPESEAYAQSKLALTMWSFQLAEKVKETTVIAVNPGSLLNTNMVKQAFGKHWSPAEKGSQILVDLAISDKYKSDTGKYFDNDKEAFGAAHADAYNKPRLEDLLKVTERIVKS is encoded by the coding sequence ATGAAAACAATACTTATAACCGGAAGCACCGATGGAATTGGAAAACTGACTGCTTTCAGTCTCGCAACCTATGGTCACCGGGTTATCATTCATGGGAGAAATAAGGCAAAACTAGAGAGTATTATTTCTGAGATTCGAAATACAACTGGAAATCAAAAAATTCAAGGATTTGCAGCCAACCTTTCTAATATTGAAAACATAAGGTCTCTTGCCGAAGAAATTTATAATTCTGAAGATTCTATAGACGTTCTCATCAATAATGCCGGGGTGTATATAACTAACGAATCTCAAAATGCTCAAGGACTGGACATGAGGTTTATGGTAAATTATCTAGCTCCATACCTGTTGACTAATCATCTTCTTGATCTCTACAAGGGTAAAATTGAAAGAATCGTCAATTTAAGTTCTGCAGCGCAATCTCCGGTTTCTTTAAAAGCTTTGCAAGGCGAGGAAAATCTTCCAGAAAGTGAAGCTTATGCACAAAGCAAGCTTGCACTTACGATGTGGAGTTTCCAACTTGCGGAAAAGGTTAAGGAAACAACGGTAATTGCAGTAAATCCAGGTTCCCTACTAAATACAAATATGGTGAAGCAGGCTTTTGGGAAGCATTGGTCACCGGCAGAGAAAGGCTCACAAATATTAGTCGATCTAGCAATCTCAGATAAATATAAGAGTGATACCGGCAAATACTTCGATAATGACAAGGAGGCTTTTGGTGCTGCCCACGCAGATGCCTATAATAAACCTAGGCTTGAAGATCTATTAAAAGTAACTGAGCGGATAGTCAAGTCTTGA
- a CDS encoding DUF4437 domain-containing protein: MTKIFILIATILFGFSSYAYQTTQEKNRAESDGLTNKITLSSEIKWEKMNPARGDQSPLAGTIWGDRKADVATGYIGKFTDGFSSPPHIHNVTYRAIVMNGLIHNDDPEAEKTWMPTGSFWTQPAGASHITAAKGKATMAYIEIDQGPYLVKPVEESFQNKERPLNLDISNVVWLDHTTTNWISENSLAQLSFLWKNSQNVQGILIHLPENYHGEILSDGDVFTGIVISGNIEYQMQGENTTTQLDQGSSFSSTTRSSHIVSTSDEVLIYIRTNAKFMIL; encoded by the coding sequence ATGACAAAAATTTTTATACTCATAGCTACTATCTTATTTGGGTTTTCGAGCTATGCCTATCAAACGACGCAAGAAAAGAATAGAGCTGAATCTGACGGACTTACAAATAAAATCACACTAAGTTCAGAAATTAAATGGGAAAAGATGAACCCTGCGCGAGGTGATCAGAGTCCATTAGCAGGAACCATCTGGGGAGACAGGAAAGCTGATGTCGCTACAGGCTATATTGGGAAATTTACGGATGGTTTTTCTTCTCCACCACATATTCACAATGTAACGTATCGAGCTATTGTAATGAACGGACTCATTCATAACGATGATCCGGAGGCTGAAAAAACGTGGATGCCTACAGGTTCATTCTGGACTCAGCCTGCTGGCGCCTCACATATTACTGCTGCTAAAGGAAAAGCGACCATGGCATATATTGAAATAGATCAAGGCCCGTACCTTGTTAAGCCTGTGGAAGAATCTTTTCAGAATAAAGAACGACCTCTTAACCTCGATATTTCTAATGTCGTTTGGCTTGATCATACTACAACAAACTGGATCTCTGAAAATAGTCTTGCCCAGCTAAGTTTCCTATGGAAAAACTCACAAAACGTTCAGGGCATCTTAATCCATTTACCTGAAAACTATCACGGAGAAATTCTAAGTGATGGAGATGTTTTTACAGGAATCGTGATTTCGGGGAATATTGAATATCAAATGCAAGGAGAAAATACGACGACACAACTGGATCAAGGAAGTTCTTTCAGTTCTACAACTAGAAGTTCTCATATAGTAAGTACTAGTGATGAAGTATTGATCTACATTAGAACCAATGCAAAATTTATGATTCTGTAG
- a CDS encoding helix-turn-helix domain-containing protein encodes MLSWSANLETLNQDEFSKEIIISQLSVLLKYANRFYERQFLNRKELSHDLLEQFNEQLSNYFESGQLKENGIPSIQHIADKLSVSKRYLSDTLKKETGKTSTEHIQLYLIDEAKNILLNPEKSISEVAYELGFEYPPYFSRLFKKKEGISPSAYREKYKMN; translated from the coding sequence GTGCTGTCATGGAGTGCCAACCTTGAAACACTGAATCAGGATGAATTCAGTAAGGAGATCATTATTTCACAATTGAGCGTTCTTCTTAAGTATGCGAATCGATTTTATGAAAGACAATTTTTGAATCGTAAAGAACTTTCACACGACCTGTTAGAACAATTTAACGAGCAGTTATCGAATTATTTTGAATCTGGACAACTAAAGGAGAACGGGATTCCAAGTATTCAGCATATTGCAGATAAACTTTCGGTTTCAAAACGCTATCTAAGCGATACATTAAAGAAAGAGACAGGAAAAACTTCCACAGAGCATATACAATTATATCTTATTGATGAGGCAAAGAATATTCTGCTGAATCCAGAGAAGTCAATTTCTGAAGTTGCATATGAACTGGGATTTGAGTACCCACCTTACTTCTCCAGATTATTTAAGAAGAAAGAAGGCATTAGCCCTTCCGCGTACAGGGAGAAATACAAAATGAACTAA
- a CDS encoding sulfite exporter TauE/SafE family protein, translated as MLFSALIFGLLGSFHCIGMCGPIAFLLPLDRENKFRKFLQIFLYHSGRLFSYGIIGLVFGVAGRSLSLFGLQQQLSIIIGIIMLFLVFLPKKKLGRFNPENANFKVVKDLKNYLGKELRKKNPDTYFTVGFLNGFLPCGLVYMAVFGAVAGGSAIYGSLYMVIFGIGTIPLMTIAIWLSNVISVKNRIYIRKLIPVFIAIIAVLFIIRGMGLGIPYLSPGEPIMKIGAVMECQP; from the coding sequence ATGCTGTTTTCTGCGCTCATATTTGGATTACTTGGAAGCTTCCATTGTATTGGTATGTGCGGGCCTATTGCATTTTTGCTTCCACTAGACCGGGAAAATAAATTCAGAAAATTCCTGCAGATCTTTTTATATCACTCCGGCCGTCTTTTTTCCTACGGAATTATAGGGCTGGTGTTCGGAGTTGCCGGGAGAAGCCTGTCTCTTTTTGGGCTCCAACAGCAATTATCTATCATCATCGGGATCATTATGCTGTTTCTTGTATTTCTTCCGAAGAAAAAACTAGGTAGATTCAATCCTGAAAATGCTAATTTCAAAGTAGTGAAAGACCTGAAAAATTACCTTGGGAAGGAATTGAGAAAGAAGAATCCAGACACCTACTTTACCGTTGGTTTTTTGAATGGTTTTTTACCCTGCGGACTCGTGTATATGGCAGTTTTTGGAGCAGTTGCCGGTGGTAGCGCAATATATGGTAGTTTATATATGGTCATTTTTGGAATTGGAACCATCCCGTTGATGACCATTGCGATCTGGTTGAGTAACGTGATTTCTGTAAAAAACAGGATATACATTCGTAAGCTAATCCCTGTGTTTATAGCCATTATCGCCGTACTATTCATTATTAGAGGAATGGGGCTAGGTATTCCTTATCTCTCCCCTGGAGAACCTATCATGAAAATTGGTGCTGTCATGGAGTGCCAACCTTGA
- a CDS encoding FixH family protein: MKINWGTGIVIGMLAFISFIMYFVVTMMSSSDYDHDLVVEDYYKAELHYQQDIDAQENAFALNEQISLERRGESLIIIFPEGIDLENTMGMVSLYRPSNKKLDFSIPFSEIKSSEFEIPADKLVNGRWNVKVTWKNDEKEFMYKTEIVY; the protein is encoded by the coding sequence ATGAAGATAAACTGGGGAACCGGAATTGTAATTGGAATGCTCGCATTCATTAGCTTCATCATGTACTTTGTCGTCACTATGATGAGCAGTTCAGACTATGACCATGATCTTGTGGTAGAGGATTATTATAAGGCAGAATTGCATTATCAACAGGATATAGATGCGCAGGAAAATGCCTTTGCGCTCAACGAACAGATCAGCCTTGAAAGAAGGGGTGAAAGTTTGATAATAATTTTCCCTGAAGGGATTGACCTGGAAAACACGATGGGTATGGTAAGCCTGTATAGGCCTTCCAACAAGAAACTTGATTTTAGTATTCCCTTTTCTGAAATTAAAAGTTCTGAATTTGAGATCCCAGCAGATAAACTTGTGAATGGCAGATGGAATGTAAAGGTCACCTGGAAGAATGATGAAAAGGAATTCATGTATAAAACTGAAATAGTCTACTAA
- the ccoG gene encoding cytochrome c oxidase accessory protein CcoG gives MEKEEHERFRDSIGTVTPEGKRSWVYPKKPDGRLYKYRQWVSYFLLAILFTAPFLKINGNQFLMFNVLERRFNIFGTIFWPQDFYLFVLMMLIGVVFVVLFTVAFGRIFCGWICPQTIFMEMVFRRIEYWIEGDRGKQIRLDKQQWNAEKIRKKVIKWFIFFVISFLIANVFLAYLIGSDRLLLYVQEGPQAHLSTLISLLLFTGIFYFVFAWFREQVCIIACPYGRLQGVLLDNKSIVVAYDHKRGEKEEGRAKFRKNEDREASGKGDCIDCFQCVQVCPTGIDIRNGTQLECVNCTACIDACNHMMDAVDLPQGLIRYASEENIEKQKKFRFTPRIKGYAAVLFILVTVLSGMLFLRSDVEANILRLPGQLYEHKDGNIISNVYTFKLINKTSVDYDNVRFEIKSHPGTINTVKGKSISIPANGMAEGTLFVEINQAALENEKDKIVIEVYNGEQLLETTGTTFLGPRSYH, from the coding sequence TTGGAAAAAGAGGAGCACGAAAGGTTTAGGGATAGTATAGGCACGGTTACTCCAGAAGGTAAACGTTCCTGGGTGTATCCCAAAAAACCTGATGGTAGATTATATAAATATCGGCAGTGGGTAAGTTATTTTTTACTGGCGATACTTTTTACAGCTCCTTTTTTAAAGATCAATGGGAATCAATTTCTCATGTTCAATGTACTGGAACGCCGCTTCAATATCTTCGGAACAATCTTTTGGCCGCAGGATTTCTATCTTTTCGTTTTGATGATGTTGATAGGAGTGGTTTTCGTTGTTTTATTTACGGTAGCCTTCGGAAGAATATTTTGTGGCTGGATATGTCCCCAAACGATCTTTATGGAAATGGTTTTCCGAAGAATCGAATATTGGATTGAAGGAGACAGGGGCAAACAGATACGACTGGACAAGCAGCAGTGGAATGCTGAAAAGATCAGGAAGAAGGTTATAAAATGGTTCATTTTCTTTGTGATCTCCTTTCTAATTGCAAATGTTTTCCTGGCCTATCTTATTGGCAGCGACAGGTTGCTTCTTTATGTTCAGGAAGGACCGCAGGCACATCTTAGCACCTTGATCTCCTTGCTGCTTTTTACCGGAATCTTCTATTTTGTATTCGCCTGGTTTAGAGAACAGGTTTGTATCATAGCCTGTCCATATGGTAGGCTTCAGGGTGTTCTGCTGGACAATAAATCTATTGTTGTTGCCTACGATCATAAACGTGGAGAAAAGGAAGAAGGTAGAGCGAAATTCAGAAAAAATGAAGATCGAGAAGCTAGCGGGAAAGGTGATTGTATCGACTGTTTTCAATGTGTGCAGGTTTGCCCTACTGGAATAGATATTCGAAATGGAACCCAGCTGGAATGTGTGAATTGTACAGCTTGTATAGATGCTTGCAATCATATGATGGATGCGGTGGATCTTCCGCAGGGATTGATAAGATATGCGAGTGAAGAGAATATTGAGAAGCAAAAGAAATTCAGGTTTACCCCGCGTATTAAGGGCTATGCTGCAGTTTTGTTTATCCTCGTTACGGTATTAAGTGGCATGTTGTTTTTGAGAAGTGATGTGGAAGCCAATATTCTCAGGCTACCCGGCCAGCTTTATGAACATAAGGATGGCAATATTATTAGCAATGTGTACACTTTTAAACTTATTAATAAAACTTCTGTGGATTACGATAATGTGAGGTTTGAAATCAAGTCGCATCCCGGAACTATAAATACTGTGAAAGGGAAATCCATTAGCATTCCTGCGAACGGCATGGCCGAGGGAACATTGTTCGTCGAAATTAACCAGGCAGCACTGGAAAACGAAAAAGATAAGATCGTTATCGAAGTTTATAACGGCGAACAATTATTAGAAACTACCGGTACTACTTTTCTGGGACCAAGGAGTTACCATTAA
- a CDS encoding cbb3-type cytochrome c oxidase N-terminal domain-containing protein: MKNTFSVLRISGLIALAIILAELTIDTGDKSVFEVYPIFWLVLGVILLLAIAIEVSVAALDKTLYMSLKPDDRAAYDAAVAVREKNRFAWFKETYDKLLDKKPIENEDEIILDHNYDGIKELDNNLPPWWLYGFYASIIFAGIYLARYHVFDGATQKDEYLAEVAEAKAAVEAYKENAKGLIDANTVELLTGTEDINAGKAIFSGNCAACHKIDGGGGIGPNLTDSYWILGGGIKNVFNTISEGGRAGKGMVSWKTDLQPEEIAQVASYVLSLHSTTPLDPKEPEGELWVDPDARVDEVKVEAIDSASIEIEMSYEEE; this comes from the coding sequence ATGAAAAATACGTTTTCAGTATTAAGAATTAGCGGACTAATCGCCCTGGCGATCATACTGGCAGAACTCACCATTGATACCGGTGATAAATCTGTTTTCGAAGTCTATCCAATTTTCTGGCTTGTTCTTGGAGTGATCCTGCTTCTAGCGATTGCCATCGAAGTTTCGGTTGCAGCCCTGGACAAGACCTTATATATGTCTTTAAAGCCCGATGATCGTGCAGCTTATGATGCAGCCGTGGCGGTAAGGGAAAAGAATCGTTTTGCCTGGTTCAAAGAAACTTACGACAAGTTACTGGACAAAAAGCCAATTGAAAATGAAGATGAGATCATTCTTGATCATAATTATGACGGCATCAAAGAGCTGGATAATAATCTTCCACCCTGGTGGCTTTATGGATTTTACGCCAGTATAATTTTCGCCGGAATTTATCTGGCAAGATACCATGTTTTCGATGGTGCTACTCAAAAAGACGAATACCTGGCTGAGGTTGCAGAAGCTAAGGCAGCGGTGGAAGCCTATAAAGAAAACGCCAAAGGCCTTATTGATGCTAATACTGTGGAGTTGCTTACAGGTACTGAAGATATCAATGCCGGGAAAGCAATTTTCTCAGGAAACTGTGCTGCCTGTCACAAAATTGATGGTGGAGGTGGAATTGGTCCTAACCTAACCGACTCTTACTGGATTCTGGGTGGTGGTATCAAGAATGTTTTTAATACAATTTCTGAAGGAGGACGTGCTGGAAAAGGGATGGTATCCTGGAAAACCGATCTACAACCTGAAGAAATTGCCCAGGTTGCCAGTTACGTGTTGAGTTTGCATTCCACAACTCCTTTAGACCCAAAAGAACCTGAAGGTGAACTATGGGTAGATCCAGATGCGAGAGTGGATGAGGTTAAGGTAGAAGCAATAGATTCAGCTTCTATTGAAATAGAAATGAGTTACGAGGAAGAGTAA
- a CDS encoding cytochrome c oxidase subunit IV yields MLKFVKGPLESIEGVAIYPIISLLIFFIFFTALFWWVFTAKKDYIRKVSDIPLDQEDELMMPIIVKDNKS; encoded by the coding sequence ATGTTGAAATTCGTAAAAGGTCCACTGGAAAGTATAGAAGGGGTAGCGATCTATCCCATTATCTCACTGCTTATATTCTTCATCTTTTTCACTGCGCTCTTCTGGTGGGTGTTTACAGCTAAAAAGGATTATATCAGGAAAGTGAGCGACATTCCATTAGACCAGGAAGATGAACTAATGATGCCTATCATCGTAAAAGATAACAAATCATGA
- the ccoN gene encoding cytochrome-c oxidase, cbb3-type subunit I: MDLQQFYYDNKIVKKFIIATMFWGIIGMSVGLLLAFMFIFPNITEGIPWLSFGRLRPLHTNAVIFAFVGNAIFAGVYYSTQRLLKARMWSDALSNINFWGWQLIIIGAAITLPLGYTSSKEYAELEWPFDIAIAVIWVAFGANLIGTMIKRRQRHLYVAIWFYLATFVTVAVLHIVNNIEIPVSALKSYSFYSGVQDALVQWWYGHNAVAFFLTTPFLGLMYYFVPKAANRPVYSYRLSIIHFWSLIFIYIWAGPHHLLYTSLPDWAQNLGVAFSVMLLFPSWGGMINGLLTLRGAWDKVRVDPVLKFMVVAITGYGMATFEGPMLSLKNVNAIAHFSDWIIAHVHVGALAWNGFMTFGMIYWLVPRLFKTKLYSIKLANTHFWIGTLGIIIYALPMYVAGFVQASMWKQFNPDGTLTYGNFLETVTQIIPMYWMRAIGGSLYIVGAFVMLYNIVKTIRQGSAVEDELAEAAALQPVTSKRTAGEAYHSWLERRPVKLTIFATIAILIGGIVQIVPSLMVDEYVPVISSVKPYTPLELEGRDLYIREGCVSCHSQMVRPFRSEVERYGEYSKAGEYRYDFPFLWGSKRTGPDLHRVGMKYSDNWHLNHMYDPQSTSSGSIMPSYTWLIQDELDKSDTEDKMRAMQTLGVPYTDEEIERAQQWMTEQGTEIEKNLYQDPDFVKSYEADKKFAVENGEEFTEMRDREIVALIAYLQRLGTDIKAEDLKQVSTN; the protein is encoded by the coding sequence ATGGATCTACAGCAATTCTATTACGATAATAAGATCGTAAAGAAATTTATCATTGCCACCATGTTCTGGGGCATTATTGGTATGAGCGTTGGCTTACTGCTCGCTTTTATGTTCATTTTTCCAAATATAACCGAAGGTATACCCTGGCTTAGCTTTGGTAGATTAAGGCCGCTGCATACCAACGCGGTAATCTTCGCATTTGTAGGGAATGCGATCTTCGCCGGGGTATACTATTCTACCCAGCGTCTTTTGAAGGCGAGGATGTGGAGCGATGCCCTTAGTAATATCAACTTTTGGGGATGGCAGCTTATAATCATTGGAGCAGCGATCACTCTGCCATTAGGGTATACTTCCTCTAAAGAGTATGCAGAACTGGAATGGCCTTTTGATATTGCGATCGCCGTGATCTGGGTAGCCTTTGGTGCCAATCTTATTGGTACGATGATTAAAAGGAGACAACGCCACCTGTATGTGGCGATCTGGTTTTACCTTGCCACGTTCGTAACCGTTGCTGTACTCCATATCGTTAATAATATTGAAATTCCTGTAAGCGCTTTGAAAAGTTATTCTTTTTATTCAGGTGTTCAGGATGCCCTTGTACAATGGTGGTATGGTCATAATGCCGTGGCATTCTTCCTAACCACGCCTTTCCTTGGATTGATGTATTATTTTGTTCCAAAGGCTGCAAATCGTCCCGTATATTCTTACCGACTTTCGATCATTCACTTCTGGTCGCTGATATTTATCTATATCTGGGCTGGACCTCACCATTTACTATATACTTCGTTACCAGACTGGGCACAGAATCTTGGAGTTGCCTTTTCTGTAATGCTACTATTCCCATCATGGGGTGGAATGATCAATGGTTTGCTAACGCTTCGTGGAGCCTGGGATAAAGTTAGAGTAGACCCTGTATTGAAATTTATGGTGGTGGCAATTACCGGGTATGGAATGGCAACTTTTGAAGGTCCCATGCTTTCCCTTAAAAATGTAAATGCCATCGCACATTTTAGTGACTGGATCATTGCGCACGTACATGTTGGAGCACTGGCATGGAATGGTTTTATGACCTTCGGGATGATCTACTGGCTGGTACCAAGATTGTTCAAAACAAAACTATATTCAATTAAACTGGCGAACACACATTTCTGGATAGGAACGCTGGGAATTATCATTTACGCATTGCCAATGTATGTTGCGGGATTCGTACAGGCTTCTATGTGGAAACAGTTCAATCCAGATGGAACCCTAACCTACGGTAACTTTCTGGAAACAGTTACGCAGATCATTCCAATGTACTGGATGAGAGCTATTGGTGGAAGTTTATACATCGTAGGTGCTTTCGTAATGCTTTATAATATTGTAAAAACGATACGCCAGGGTAGTGCCGTGGAAGATGAACTTGCTGAAGCTGCTGCATTGCAACCGGTAACCAGTAAAAGAACTGCCGGTGAAGCTTACCACAGCTGGCTTGAAAGAAGACCTGTAAAACTTACCATTTTTGCTACTATCGCTATTCTTATTGGAGGTATTGTGCAAATAGTTCCATCATTAATGGTAGATGAATATGTGCCGGTAATTTCCAGTGTAAAACCATACACACCTCTGGAATTGGAAGGCCGGGATCTTTATATCCGCGAAGGTTGTGTTTCCTGTCATTCTCAGATGGTACGACCTTTTAGAAGTGAAGTGGAACGCTATGGAGAATATTCGAAAGCTGGTGAATACAGGTATGACTTCCCATTTCTTTGGGGAAGTAAAAGAACCGGACCAGATCTTCATAGGGTGGGTATGAAATATTCAGATAACTGGCACCTTAATCATATGTACGATCCTCAAAGTACTTCTTCAGGTTCTATTATGCCTTCTTATACCTGGCTAATTCAGGATGAACTTGACAAATCTGATACTGAAGATAAAATGCGTGCGATGCAAACTCTAGGAGTGCCTTATACAGATGAGGAGATTGAAAGAGCCCAGCAGTGGATGACAGAACAGGGAACTGAAATTGAAAAGAACCTTTATCAGGATCCAGATTTTGTTAAGAGTTATGAGGCAGATAAAAAGTTTGCTGTAGAGAATGGCGAGGAGTTCACAGAAATGAGAGATCGTGAGATCGTAGCTCTTATTGCATACTTGCAGCGACTGGGAACAGATATCAAAGCCGAAGATTTAAAACAAGTATCAACTAACTAA
- the ccoS gene encoding cbb3-type cytochrome oxidase assembly protein CcoS, which yields MSIIYMLLAISVVVAIIFFVAFIVSVRKGQYDDVYTPSVRMLFEDELVKSPAKENQPVNKEKFN from the coding sequence ATGAGCATTATCTACATGTTACTGGCTATTAGTGTTGTGGTGGCCATCATCTTTTTCGTAGCCTTTATAGTTTCAGTCAGGAAAGGCCAGTATGATGATGTGTATACACCCTCTGTACGAATGCTTTTTGAAGATGAACTTGTTAAATCTCCAGCGAAAGAAAATCAACCCGTCAATAAAGAGAAATTTAATTAA